In Macadamia integrifolia cultivar HAES 741 chromosome 5, SCU_Mint_v3, whole genome shotgun sequence, a single window of DNA contains:
- the LOC122079473 gene encoding protein MEI2-like 4 isoform X5, translating into MDQQDAGTRSSLYVQPASYIVEGNKIDVNGARYEKGLFSSSLSEIFSKKSNDVLVGHSVDIIASHYEEEPFESLEEIEAQTIGNLLPDDDDLLSGVIDKIEYIAQPNSRIEIEDFDLFSSGGGMELEGDDGSSGVQRNTDFSGGILNGQLGDSNNSIAGEHPYGERPSRTLFVRNINSNVEDSELKALFEQYGDIRTLYTACKHRGFVMISYYDIRAARNAMRALQNKPLRRRKLDIHFSIPKDNPSEKDINQGTLVVFNLDSSVSNEELHQIFGVYGEIKEIRETPHKRHHKFIEFYDVRAAEAALRALNRSDIAGKCIKLEPSRPGGARRCLMQQFSPELEQEEFIECQQQGSPPNKSPSGCFVPVPLGAIASTCMENGVIQGPNTTIRPPMSPFIENALHYGISSSVPNTIPSPVRVSSVGNQSGLGELSHSFGPMKFGFQGIQMYPHSLPDYHDGLASSMPYNSPGTMAANINLRPSEGNVFGSSGNGSHPLHGHHNMWSNSNSYHPHLPAPVMWPNSSSFVHDLNVHPPAQLHGIARSPSHMMSTVLPIHYHHHVGSAPAVNHSLWERRHTYAGESPDGSSFHPGSLGSMGFSGSSNLRPLELASHNVFHLGGNCMDPSFPSTGVGMHSPQQRCHMFPSRNPMVPMPSSFDGPNERIRSRRSEGGSSQIDNKKQYELVIDRIVRGEDTRTTLMIKNIPNKYTSKMLLAAIDEQHRGTYDFIYLPIDFKNKCNVGYAFINMIDPLHISHFYQTFNGKKWEKFNSEKVASLAYARIQGKAALISHFQNSSLMNEDKRCRPILFHSDGPNAGDQVPFPMGINIRSRPSKSETSGNEEDHQGSPSTSANGEESSNGVDSTSGSAKDLE; encoded by the exons ATGGACCAGCAGGATGCAGGAACCAGGTCCAGCTTGTATGTGCAGCCAGCATCTTATATTGTGGAAGGGAACAAGATTGATGTTAATGGGGCTCGATATGAGAAAGGTCTCTTCTCAAGTTCGTTATCAGAAATATTTTCTAAGAAGT CAAATGATGTTCTAGTTGGACATTCTGTTGACATCATTGCCTCTCACTACGAGGAAGAGCCATTTGAATCCCTCGAAGAAATCGAGGCCCAAACCATTGGCAACCTCCTTCCTGATGATGACGATTTGCTTTCTGGGGTTATTGATAAGATTGAGTATATAGCTCAACCCAATAGTAGGATTGAAATAGAAGATTTTGATCTGTTCAGTAGTGGTGGAGGTATGGAACTGGAGGGAGATGATGGTTCCTCTGGGGTCCAAAGGAACACTGATTTTTCTGGCGGAATTTTGAATGGTCAGCTGGGGGATTCTAATAATTCTATTGCTGGGGAACACCCTTATGGAGAACGTCCGTCAAGAACACTTTTTGTTAGAAATATCAATAGCAATGTTGAAGACTCTGAGTTGAAGGCTTTATTCGAG CAATATGGAGACATCCGTACTCTTTATACAGCCTGCAAGCATCGTGGTTTTGTAATGATTTCTTATTATGATATAAGAGCAGCTCGCAATGCAATGAGAGCACTTCAAAACAAGCCATTGAGACGCAGGAAGCTTGACATACACTTCTCAATTCCAAAG GATAACCCATCTGAGAAAGATATTAACCAGGGTACACTGGTGGTGTTCAACTTAGATTCGTCTGTTTCGAATGAGGAACTTCATCAGATTTTTGGTGTTTATGGAGAAATTAAGGAG ATCCGTGAAACTCCACATAAGCGCCACCACAAATTTATCGAGTTCTATGATGTTAGGGCTGCAGAAGCTGCACTTCGTGCATTGAACAGAAGTGATATTGCAGGGAAGTGTATCAAGCTTGAGCCAAGCCGCCCTGGTGGGGCAAGACGGTG TTTGATGCAACAATTTTCTCCAGAGCTAGAGCAAGAAGAATTCATTGAATGTCAGCAACAGGGCAGCCCTCCTAATAAATCACCATCAGGTTGCTTTG TACCAGTTCCACTTGGAGCAATTGCATCTACTTGCATGGAAAATGGAGTGATCCAGGGTCCAAACACTACAATTCGACCACCTATGAGTCCATTCATTGAAAATGCTTTGCACTATGGAATCTCTTCTAGTGTACCAAATACAATACCATCCCCAGTGAGAGTTTCATCAGTTGGTAATCAATCTGGTCTAGGTGAGCTCAGCCACTCATTTGGGCCAATGAAGTTTGGTTTCCAAGGTATCCAAATGTATCCCCATTCACTTCCAGATTATCATGATGGGTTAGCTAGTAGCATGCCCTACAATTCTCCTGGCACCATGGCAGCGAATATCAATCTCAGACCTTCAGAGGGCAATG TGTTCGGTTCTTCTGGAAATGGGAGCCACCCACTTCATGGACATCATAATATGTGGAGTAATTCCAACTCATATCACCCTCATCTTCCAGCACCAGTGATGTGGCCAAATTCATCTTCATTTGTCCATGATCTTAATGTTCACCCCCCAGCACAACTTCATGGAATTGCAAGATCACCTTCTCATATGATGAGCACAGTTCTACCTATACACTACCACCACCATGTGGGCTCGGCACCGGCTGTCAATCACTCCCTTTGGGAAAGGCGACATACCTATGCAGGAGAGTCTCCTGATGGGTCCAGTTTCCATCCAGGTTCTCTTGGGAGTATGGGGTTTTCTGGTAGTTCTAACTTGCGTCCTCTGGAACTTGCTTCTCATAACGTCTTTCATCTTGGTGGCAACTGTATGGACCCATCATTTCCTTCAACGGGTGTTGGAATGCACTCACCGCAGCAGCGATGCCATATGTTTCCTAGCCGAAACCCAATGGTTCCCATGCCAAGCTCATTTGATGGTCCTAATGAGCGAATTCGGAGCCGTAGGAGTGAAGGTGGATCCAGTCAGATAGACAACAAGAAACAATATGAACTTGTTATTGATCGAATAGTGCGTGGGGAAGACACCCGAACAACTCTTATGATAAAGAACATTCCTAACAA GTATACTTCGAAGATGCTTTTGGCTGCAATTGATGAACAACATCGAGGAACTTACGATTTCATTTATTTGCCAATTGATTTCAAG AACAAGTGCAATGTGGGTTATGCTTTCATCAACATGATTGATCCTCTCCACATTAGTCATTTCTATCAG ACATTCAATGGTAAAAAATGGGAGAAGTTCAATAGTGAAAAGGTGGCATCACTTGCATATGCTCGTATCCAGGGAAAGGCTGCTCTTATTTCCCATTTCCAGAATTCAAGCTTGATGAATGAAGATAAACG
- the LOC122079473 gene encoding protein MEI2-like 4 isoform X2, whose product MSLEIMDQRGLSPSSFFYEEMRFPAERHIGFWKPESMPNQHGVGIPGESRTSGIISATLPQEKLVPVGAQPIECLELPQTYLVRDQKVKLSLERPVVGAERTANLFLTSWGSMDQQDAGTRSSLYVQPASYIVEGNKIDVNGARYEKGLFSSSLSEIFSKKSNDVLVGHSVDIIASHYEEEPFESLEEIEAQTIGNLLPDDDDLLSGVIDKIEYIAQPNSRIEIEDFDLFSSGGGMELEGDDGSSGVQRNTDFSGGILNGQLGDSNNSIAGEHPYGERPSRTLFVRNINSNVEDSELKALFEQYGDIRTLYTACKHRGFVMISYYDIRAARNAMRALQNKPLRRRKLDIHFSIPKDNPSEKDINQGTLVVFNLDSSVSNEELHQIFGVYGEIKEIRETPHKRHHKFIEFYDVRAAEAALRALNRSDIAGKCIKLEPSRPGGARRLMQQFSPELEQEEFIECQQQGSPPNKSPSGCFVPVPLGAIASTCMENGVIQGPNTTIRPPMSPFIENALHYGISSSVPNTIPSPVRVSSVGNQSGLGELSHSFGPMKFGFQGIQMYPHSLPDYHDGLASSMPYNSPGTMAANINLRPSEGNVFGSSGNGSHPLHGHHNMWSNSNSYHPHLPAPVMWPNSSSFVHDLNVHPPAQLHGIARSPSHMMSTVLPIHYHHHVGSAPAVNHSLWERRHTYAGESPDGSSFHPGSLGSMGFSGSSNLRPLELASHNVFHLGGNCMDPSFPSTGVGMHSPQQRCHMFPSRNPMVPMPSSFDGPNERIRSRRSEGGSSQIDNKKQYELVIDRIVRGEDTRTTLMIKNIPNKYTSKMLLAAIDEQHRGTYDFIYLPIDFKNKCNVGYAFINMIDPLHISHFYQTFNGKKWEKFNSEKVASLAYARIQGKAALISHFQNSSLMNEDKRCRPILFHSDGPNAGDQVPFPMGINIRSRPSKSETSGNEEDHQGSPSTSANGEESSNGVDSTSGSAKDLE is encoded by the exons ATGTCATTAGAGATAATGGATCAACGGGGTTTGTCACCGTCATCTTTCTTTTATGAGGAAATGCGATTTCCTGCTGAG AGGCACATTGGATTTTGGAAACCTGAAAGCATGCCTAATCAGCATG GAGTGGGGATCCCTGGAGAATCACGAACATCAGGCATCATATCAGCTACGCTACCGCAGGAGAAACTAGTGCCAGTGGGTGCACAACCAATTGAATGCTTGGAACTTCCTCAGACTTATCTGGTTAGAGACCAAAAAGTGAAGCTTAGCTTAGAGCGGCCTGTGGTAGGAGCAGAGAGAACTGCCAATCTTTTTTTGACATCATGGGGATCTATGGACCAGCAGGATGCAGGAACCAGGTCCAGCTTGTATGTGCAGCCAGCATCTTATATTGTGGAAGGGAACAAGATTGATGTTAATGGGGCTCGATATGAGAAAGGTCTCTTCTCAAGTTCGTTATCAGAAATATTTTCTAAGAAGT CAAATGATGTTCTAGTTGGACATTCTGTTGACATCATTGCCTCTCACTACGAGGAAGAGCCATTTGAATCCCTCGAAGAAATCGAGGCCCAAACCATTGGCAACCTCCTTCCTGATGATGACGATTTGCTTTCTGGGGTTATTGATAAGATTGAGTATATAGCTCAACCCAATAGTAGGATTGAAATAGAAGATTTTGATCTGTTCAGTAGTGGTGGAGGTATGGAACTGGAGGGAGATGATGGTTCCTCTGGGGTCCAAAGGAACACTGATTTTTCTGGCGGAATTTTGAATGGTCAGCTGGGGGATTCTAATAATTCTATTGCTGGGGAACACCCTTATGGAGAACGTCCGTCAAGAACACTTTTTGTTAGAAATATCAATAGCAATGTTGAAGACTCTGAGTTGAAGGCTTTATTCGAG CAATATGGAGACATCCGTACTCTTTATACAGCCTGCAAGCATCGTGGTTTTGTAATGATTTCTTATTATGATATAAGAGCAGCTCGCAATGCAATGAGAGCACTTCAAAACAAGCCATTGAGACGCAGGAAGCTTGACATACACTTCTCAATTCCAAAG GATAACCCATCTGAGAAAGATATTAACCAGGGTACACTGGTGGTGTTCAACTTAGATTCGTCTGTTTCGAATGAGGAACTTCATCAGATTTTTGGTGTTTATGGAGAAATTAAGGAG ATCCGTGAAACTCCACATAAGCGCCACCACAAATTTATCGAGTTCTATGATGTTAGGGCTGCAGAAGCTGCACTTCGTGCATTGAACAGAAGTGATATTGCAGGGAAGTGTATCAAGCTTGAGCCAAGCCGCCCTGGTGGGGCAAGACG TTTGATGCAACAATTTTCTCCAGAGCTAGAGCAAGAAGAATTCATTGAATGTCAGCAACAGGGCAGCCCTCCTAATAAATCACCATCAGGTTGCTTTG TACCAGTTCCACTTGGAGCAATTGCATCTACTTGCATGGAAAATGGAGTGATCCAGGGTCCAAACACTACAATTCGACCACCTATGAGTCCATTCATTGAAAATGCTTTGCACTATGGAATCTCTTCTAGTGTACCAAATACAATACCATCCCCAGTGAGAGTTTCATCAGTTGGTAATCAATCTGGTCTAGGTGAGCTCAGCCACTCATTTGGGCCAATGAAGTTTGGTTTCCAAGGTATCCAAATGTATCCCCATTCACTTCCAGATTATCATGATGGGTTAGCTAGTAGCATGCCCTACAATTCTCCTGGCACCATGGCAGCGAATATCAATCTCAGACCTTCAGAGGGCAATG TGTTCGGTTCTTCTGGAAATGGGAGCCACCCACTTCATGGACATCATAATATGTGGAGTAATTCCAACTCATATCACCCTCATCTTCCAGCACCAGTGATGTGGCCAAATTCATCTTCATTTGTCCATGATCTTAATGTTCACCCCCCAGCACAACTTCATGGAATTGCAAGATCACCTTCTCATATGATGAGCACAGTTCTACCTATACACTACCACCACCATGTGGGCTCGGCACCGGCTGTCAATCACTCCCTTTGGGAAAGGCGACATACCTATGCAGGAGAGTCTCCTGATGGGTCCAGTTTCCATCCAGGTTCTCTTGGGAGTATGGGGTTTTCTGGTAGTTCTAACTTGCGTCCTCTGGAACTTGCTTCTCATAACGTCTTTCATCTTGGTGGCAACTGTATGGACCCATCATTTCCTTCAACGGGTGTTGGAATGCACTCACCGCAGCAGCGATGCCATATGTTTCCTAGCCGAAACCCAATGGTTCCCATGCCAAGCTCATTTGATGGTCCTAATGAGCGAATTCGGAGCCGTAGGAGTGAAGGTGGATCCAGTCAGATAGACAACAAGAAACAATATGAACTTGTTATTGATCGAATAGTGCGTGGGGAAGACACCCGAACAACTCTTATGATAAAGAACATTCCTAACAA GTATACTTCGAAGATGCTTTTGGCTGCAATTGATGAACAACATCGAGGAACTTACGATTTCATTTATTTGCCAATTGATTTCAAG AACAAGTGCAATGTGGGTTATGCTTTCATCAACATGATTGATCCTCTCCACATTAGTCATTTCTATCAG ACATTCAATGGTAAAAAATGGGAGAAGTTCAATAGTGAAAAGGTGGCATCACTTGCATATGCTCGTATCCAGGGAAAGGCTGCTCTTATTTCCCATTTCCAGAATTCAAGCTTGATGAATGAAGATAAACG
- the LOC122079473 gene encoding protein MEI2-like 4 isoform X6, giving the protein MSLEIMDQRGLSPSSFFYEEMRFPAERHIGFWKPESMPNQHGVGIPGESRTSGIISATLPQEKLVPVGAQPIECLELPQTYLVRDQKVKLSLERPVVGAERTANLFLTSWGSMDQQDAGTRSSLYVQPASYIVEGNKIDVNGARYEKGLFSSSLSEIFSKKSNDVLVGHSVDIIASHYEEEPFESLEEIEAQTIGNLLPDDDDLLSGVIDKIEYIAQPNSRIEIEDFDLFSSGGGMELEGDDGSSGVQRNTDFSGGILNGQLGDSNNSIAGEHPYGERPSRTLFVRNINSNVEDSELKALFEQYGDIRTLYTACKHRGFVMISYYDIRAARNAMRALQNKPLRRRKLDIHFSIPKDNPSEKDINQGTLVVFNLDSSVSNEELHQIFGVYGEIKEIRETPHKRHHKFIEFYDVRAAEAALRALNRSDIAGKCIKLEPSRPGGARRCLMQQFSPELEQEEFIECQQQGSPPNKSPSGCFVFGSSGNGSHPLHGHHNMWSNSNSYHPHLPAPVMWPNSSSFVHDLNVHPPAQLHGIARSPSHMMSTVLPIHYHHHVGSAPAVNHSLWERRHTYAGESPDGSSFHPGSLGSMGFSGSSNLRPLELASHNVFHLGGNCMDPSFPSTGVGMHSPQQRCHMFPSRNPMVPMPSSFDGPNERIRSRRSEGGSSQIDNKKQYELVIDRIVRGEDTRTTLMIKNIPNKYTSKMLLAAIDEQHRGTYDFIYLPIDFKNKCNVGYAFINMIDPLHISHFYQTFNGKKWEKFNSEKVASLAYARIQGKAALISHFQNSSLMNEDKRCRPILFHSDGPNAGDQVPFPMGINIRSRPSKSETSGNEEDHQGSPSTSANGEESSNGVDSTSGSAKDLE; this is encoded by the exons ATGTCATTAGAGATAATGGATCAACGGGGTTTGTCACCGTCATCTTTCTTTTATGAGGAAATGCGATTTCCTGCTGAG AGGCACATTGGATTTTGGAAACCTGAAAGCATGCCTAATCAGCATG GAGTGGGGATCCCTGGAGAATCACGAACATCAGGCATCATATCAGCTACGCTACCGCAGGAGAAACTAGTGCCAGTGGGTGCACAACCAATTGAATGCTTGGAACTTCCTCAGACTTATCTGGTTAGAGACCAAAAAGTGAAGCTTAGCTTAGAGCGGCCTGTGGTAGGAGCAGAGAGAACTGCCAATCTTTTTTTGACATCATGGGGATCTATGGACCAGCAGGATGCAGGAACCAGGTCCAGCTTGTATGTGCAGCCAGCATCTTATATTGTGGAAGGGAACAAGATTGATGTTAATGGGGCTCGATATGAGAAAGGTCTCTTCTCAAGTTCGTTATCAGAAATATTTTCTAAGAAGT CAAATGATGTTCTAGTTGGACATTCTGTTGACATCATTGCCTCTCACTACGAGGAAGAGCCATTTGAATCCCTCGAAGAAATCGAGGCCCAAACCATTGGCAACCTCCTTCCTGATGATGACGATTTGCTTTCTGGGGTTATTGATAAGATTGAGTATATAGCTCAACCCAATAGTAGGATTGAAATAGAAGATTTTGATCTGTTCAGTAGTGGTGGAGGTATGGAACTGGAGGGAGATGATGGTTCCTCTGGGGTCCAAAGGAACACTGATTTTTCTGGCGGAATTTTGAATGGTCAGCTGGGGGATTCTAATAATTCTATTGCTGGGGAACACCCTTATGGAGAACGTCCGTCAAGAACACTTTTTGTTAGAAATATCAATAGCAATGTTGAAGACTCTGAGTTGAAGGCTTTATTCGAG CAATATGGAGACATCCGTACTCTTTATACAGCCTGCAAGCATCGTGGTTTTGTAATGATTTCTTATTATGATATAAGAGCAGCTCGCAATGCAATGAGAGCACTTCAAAACAAGCCATTGAGACGCAGGAAGCTTGACATACACTTCTCAATTCCAAAG GATAACCCATCTGAGAAAGATATTAACCAGGGTACACTGGTGGTGTTCAACTTAGATTCGTCTGTTTCGAATGAGGAACTTCATCAGATTTTTGGTGTTTATGGAGAAATTAAGGAG ATCCGTGAAACTCCACATAAGCGCCACCACAAATTTATCGAGTTCTATGATGTTAGGGCTGCAGAAGCTGCACTTCGTGCATTGAACAGAAGTGATATTGCAGGGAAGTGTATCAAGCTTGAGCCAAGCCGCCCTGGTGGGGCAAGACGGTG TTTGATGCAACAATTTTCTCCAGAGCTAGAGCAAGAAGAATTCATTGAATGTCAGCAACAGGGCAGCCCTCCTAATAAATCACCATCAGGTTGCTTTG TGTTCGGTTCTTCTGGAAATGGGAGCCACCCACTTCATGGACATCATAATATGTGGAGTAATTCCAACTCATATCACCCTCATCTTCCAGCACCAGTGATGTGGCCAAATTCATCTTCATTTGTCCATGATCTTAATGTTCACCCCCCAGCACAACTTCATGGAATTGCAAGATCACCTTCTCATATGATGAGCACAGTTCTACCTATACACTACCACCACCATGTGGGCTCGGCACCGGCTGTCAATCACTCCCTTTGGGAAAGGCGACATACCTATGCAGGAGAGTCTCCTGATGGGTCCAGTTTCCATCCAGGTTCTCTTGGGAGTATGGGGTTTTCTGGTAGTTCTAACTTGCGTCCTCTGGAACTTGCTTCTCATAACGTCTTTCATCTTGGTGGCAACTGTATGGACCCATCATTTCCTTCAACGGGTGTTGGAATGCACTCACCGCAGCAGCGATGCCATATGTTTCCTAGCCGAAACCCAATGGTTCCCATGCCAAGCTCATTTGATGGTCCTAATGAGCGAATTCGGAGCCGTAGGAGTGAAGGTGGATCCAGTCAGATAGACAACAAGAAACAATATGAACTTGTTATTGATCGAATAGTGCGTGGGGAAGACACCCGAACAACTCTTATGATAAAGAACATTCCTAACAA GTATACTTCGAAGATGCTTTTGGCTGCAATTGATGAACAACATCGAGGAACTTACGATTTCATTTATTTGCCAATTGATTTCAAG AACAAGTGCAATGTGGGTTATGCTTTCATCAACATGATTGATCCTCTCCACATTAGTCATTTCTATCAG ACATTCAATGGTAAAAAATGGGAGAAGTTCAATAGTGAAAAGGTGGCATCACTTGCATATGCTCGTATCCAGGGAAAGGCTGCTCTTATTTCCCATTTCCAGAATTCAAGCTTGATGAATGAAGATAAACG